The proteins below come from a single Danio aesculapii chromosome 23, fDanAes4.1, whole genome shotgun sequence genomic window:
- the ngfa gene encoding neurotrophin-7 — protein sequence MRSLTLVLLILISIQAALVMGGHTQAQASTNQHAATQHSPRLYSQLKEDLHYDKLIPTLDPKLFNKRRYRSPRVAFSDVIATEKEMVTPRRPRIRRKANDFLHRGEYSVCDSEEHWVGNLTHATDLGGNEVMVLPHVRINNVVKKQLFYETTCRVKKPIGNPKPGQGANGVKAGTSSCRGIDSKHWNSYCTNTHTYVRALTSYKNQIAWRFIRINAACVCVLSRNSWRHGLTY from the coding sequence ATGAGGTCGTTGACGCTGGTCCTGCTCATCCTAATCAGCATTCAGGCTGCACTCGTTATGGGAGGCCACACCCAGGCACAGGCGTCAACCAATCAGCACGCAGCAACACAACACTCACCCAGGCTTTACAGCCAATTAAAAGAGGACTTGCATTATGATAAATTAATTCCCACCCTAGACCCCAAACTCTTCAACAAGCGCCGCTACCGCTCACCTCGTGTAGCGTTTAGTGATGTGATCGCTACTGAAAAAGAAATGGTAACCCCCAGGCGTCCACGCATCCGACGAAAGGCAAACGACTTCCTGCATCGTGGTGAGTACTCGGTGTGTGACAGCGAAGAGCACTGGGTTGGCAACTTGACCCATGCCACTGACTTAGGGGGCAATGAAGTCATGGTACTACCACACGTTCGCATCAATAACGTTGTAAAGAAGCAGCTCTTCTACGAGACCACGTGTCGTGTCAAGAAACCTATCGGCAACCCTAAGCCAGGTCAAGGAGCAAATGGTGTTAAAGCAGGAACCTCTAGCTGTCGTGGCATTGACAGCAAGCACTGGAACTCTTATTGCACCAACACACACACCTATGTGCGGGCACTAACATCCTACAAAAACCAGATCGCCTGGAGGTTCATCCGAATCAATGCTGCATGCGTCTGTGTGCTCAGCCGTAACTCCTGGAGGCATGGACTGACGTATTGA